The Pirellulales bacterium genomic interval CGCCGGATGGGCAATTGCACCAATGTGCCACGCGCCGCTTGCTGAAAACCCTCAGCACGGATCAACGTCACGTGGTGGCCGCAGGTGATCGCGTGCAATTTCGTCCTGCCCAGGGGAACGAAGGAATCATCGAGCGCATCGAGCCGCGGCATGGCGTGCTCAGCCGCAATGTGCGCGGACGGCAGCACGTCATTGTCGCCAACGTCGACCAGTTGCTGATCGTGGCCAGCGCCGCCGAACCGTATCTGAAACCCAATCTTATCGATCGGTTTCTTGTCAGTGCCGAGAAAAACAGAATCCGGCCCTTGATTGTCATTAACAAGATCGACCTGGTCGAGCGCGGGTCGCTCGCGCCGATGGTGGGCGTGTTCAGCCAGATGGGCTATCGAGTGTTGCTGGTCAGCGCGCGGACGGGATTCGGCATGGATCGCGTGCGACGGGCGCTCGCCAATTGTGCCACGGCCGTCGCTGGGCAGAGCGGTGTCGGCAAATCGTCACTTCTCAATGCCGTGGAAACCGATTGGAGCCTGCGCGTCGCCGAGGTCAGCGAAGAGACTCAGAAGGGTCGCCATACGACGACCACGGCTCGTCTATTGACGCTGGGTTGCGGAGGGTACGTCATCGATACGCCGGGAATCCGACAATTCCAACTATGGGATATCGTGCCGGAAGAGGTCGCTGGCTGCTATCGCGATCTGCGTCCATTCGTCAACAAGTGCCGATTCCCCAATTGCACCCACACGCACGAGGCCGACTGCGCCGTCAAGGATGCTGTGGCCGATGGCTGGCTAGACGCGCGACGTTACGAAAGTTACTGCCATCTCTTTAGCGGCGACATGGCCGTTTAATATGCCGTCGACCTTGCACGTTTGTTTGGGCCATTCCGCAACGAGTGCGTGTATGACCGGGTCCAGGCTTGCGAACTCCGCAGTTGGTCAGGTTTGTCATCAAGTCGCCGGTCGTGAACCGTGGCAACGGTATGACTGTCCTATCTGGAGGCCGGATTTTCTGGCCGCAAACGCGTGGGGCCGTATACTTCGATCAGGCAGCTTGCCATTGATGCTATCAAGCAAGCGACACAGCGAGATGATCGAGATTGTCACCTATCACCGAGGGTCACAGCCATCGTAAAAGAAATGTACCGCTCCGAAACGGTCGTCAGCGAATCCGCTGTATTGGTCGGTGTCGTATTACCGAGCCACCGGTTTCCCGGCGATCCTTTGGACGAATTGGAAGGTTTGGTGCAATCGGCCGGAGCACGCATCGTCGGTCAGTTGACACAGCGGCGCGAAACGCCAGACAAGACGACATATCTGGGTAAGGGCAAAGTCGAAGAGTTACGGCTCTTGGCCGAAGCGCAAGAGGCGGACGTCGTCGTCTTCGACAACGATCTTAGTCCGGCGCAGACGCGTAATCTCGAGAAGGCGACCAATACCAAGGTGCTGGATCGAACTGAGCTGATTCTCGACATCTTTGCCAGTCGCGCGCAAACTCACGAGGCGCGCCTGGCCGTCGAATTGGCGCAGCTACAGTACTCGCTCCCGCGGCTCAAGCGCATGTGGACCCACTTGTCGCGCATGAAGATGGGAATCGGCATGCGCGGCCCGGGCGAGAAGCAATTGGAAGTCGACCGTCGTCTAGTCGAGAAGCGAATTCACGACCTGCGCGATGAACTGTCGGTCATCGAGCGGCGCAAAGAGCGGCAAGTTGCCGCGCGGCACGACCGCATGACAGTCTCGCTCGTCGGCTACACCAACGCCGGCAAGAGCACGTTGTTGAACGTATTAACCGGCGCCGACGTACTGGCCGCACACAAGCTGTTCGCCACGCTCGACACGCGCACGCGTCGTTGGCAGTTGCCCGGCTGGGGGCCTGTGCTGTTGAGCGATACGGTCGGTTTCATTCGCGAGCTGCCGCATCATCTGATTGCCAGCTTCAAGGCCACCTTGGAAGAGTCGCGGCAGGCCGATCTCTTGCTGCACGTGGCCGACGCCAGCAGCCCGGCGGTTTATCAACAGATTGCCGCGGTGTATGGCGTGCTCGAAGAATTGGGGATCGAGGAAAAAGACACGCTGCTCGTACTCAACAAAGTGGACGCACTGGCCGACCGAATACAACTCGATGGTCTGCTCGAACGTTATCCCAACGCGGTACCGATCAGCGCCCGACGTGGCCAGGGACTGGCGCAACTGGCCGGCAAAGTCAGCGAAGCGTTGAGTCGTGGATTTCTCGACGTCGACATCGAAACCGATGCCTCGAACGGCCGGCTGTTGGCATTTCTCGCGGCGCATGGAGAAGTTTTGTCGCAGCAATACCACGACAGCAGCGTCACGGTTCACTGTCGTATCGCGCAGCAGCATCTTGGACCGATTCAAGACCTGGCCAAATGCATCCGTCCTCATCAATCGGACGGATCGCTCGCGGTCGATCCTAAGGAAGTACCTCCGGCCAAGATCGAGGACGTGGCATGATGTTGGCGACATCCCGGCGGTTTGTGAAACGGCGCCCGCGAACCGCGAGCGCGCGACAATGCGCAGACCGCATGCCGGAGATGGTTTAACGCGTCGCCAACCAGGGCACAGAGACGACAATGACGCGCCGTGCCATCAAGGGATACCGAGCCATTGTCACCGGCGCGTCGAGCGGCATCGGCCGTGAACTGGTGATGGAGCTGGTACGCCGTGGTGCCCGCGTTGTTGCCACGGCGCGCCGGGCCGATCGTTTGGAATCGCTGGCCGTCGAGGCGGGCTCGTATCCGGGCGAGATCACGACCGTAGTCGGTGACATCACGCGCGAGGAAACGCGCCAGGCACTCGTCGCGTGCGCCACAGACCGTTGGGGTGGGATCGATCTGCTGGTCAACAATGCCGGCGTTGGCATGATACGCGATTTTGACCAATCCGATGCCGATCGATTGCGGCAACTCATGGACGTGAATTTTTTCGCAGCGGTCGAGATGACACGCGCAGCGCTCCCTGTGTTACGTGCCGGACGGCAGCCGATGGTGGTCAACGTCGCCTCGATCCTGGGGCACCGCGGCATCCCGCACTACACGGAATACTGTGCCAGCAAGTTCGCCTTGGTAGGTTTCAGCGAGGCTTTGCGTGCAGAACTGGTGGGTCGGGGAGTCGAGGTCTTGGTCGTCAGCCCCGGCACGACGAAATCCGAATTCTTCGACGTGCTGGTAGCCGAGCAGCCGGGCGTGGGGAGCCGCGGCGAAGGGGGCGTGTCTCCTGTGGACGTCGCCCTGGCCACCGTTCGCGCGATCGAGCGCAGCCGGCACTTGATCATCCCCAATAATCGGGGTCGGCTGCTGTTGTGGCTGAATCGGCTCTCTCCGCGACTGGCGGACGCCCTGGTGGCGCGTTTTGGGTAAGCAATCGTGCGTAATCGTGTGCCTGGCGTGCCTCGATGCTCGTGTTGCACCATCCTCCAGGTCGGTAGCCCGTTAAGCCGCTCAGGCTAGCAAACCGTGCGCGTCCCCTGTTACACTTAGTGAGTACCGCTCTGCCGGTATTCAGCCTGCCTGCCGTACTTCGAACCTCAATCGCATTTCGACGCCCCGGAGCCCTCGATCATGTCGTCATTATCACGCCGCAAGTTTTTGGAAGATTCGATGCTCGCCGCCGCCGCGGCCGTTGCTGCCGGCAGCCTCCATACGGTCCGCGCCGATGACGCGGCACCGGTCAGCAAGAGTCCCAACGAAAAGCTTGGTGTCGCTTGCGTGGGCGTGAATGGTCAAGGCAAAAGTCACCTGGGTGCTTACTCGCGGCGACCGGATACCGAGGTGCTGTACGTCTGTGACGTCGACGAGAGTGTTGGCCGCGAACGGGTCAAGGAAGTCGCCGCCCGCCAAGGGCGCGAACCGAAGTATGTGGCCGACTTGCGACAACTGCTCGACGACAAATCCGTCGATATCGTCACGACCGCAACGCCCAATCATTGGCATTCGCTGGTAGGCATCTGGGCGATGCAATCCGGCAAGGATGTGTACGTCGAGAAGCCCGTCAGTCATAACGTCAGCGAAGGTCGCCGCATGGTCGAGGCGGCACGCAAATATGGCCGCATCTGTCAGACCGGCACACAGTGCCGCTCGATGAAGGGGTCGATCGACGCGATTGCACATGTGCATCAGGGCAAGATCGGAGAATTGAAGATCGCCCGCGGCCTTTGCTACAAGAAGCGCGGCTCGATTGGGCCGAAGGGAAACTATCCGATTCCGCCAAGCGTGAACTACGACCTGTGGTCGGGACCGGCCGCCGTAAAGCCATTGACGCGCGAGCGCCTGCACTACGACTGGCACTGGATGTGGGACTACGGCAATGGCGACTTGGGCAATCAGGGCATTCATCAAATGGACCTGGCGCGCTGGGGCCTGGGCACCAATACGCTTAGCACCGAAGTCGTCAGCTACGGCGGCCGCTTGGGCTACGAGGATGCCGGCGAAACGGCGAACACCCAGGTCATCATTCACGATTATGGAAATCAGCAACTGGTGT includes:
- the rsgA gene encoding ribosome small subunit-dependent GTPase A; this encodes MAKKKKIRANFRKNRGTRVRTTDWTQRFAADKTRDDESLRGERISGRGELTRKRTIMVDDHSAAGAEPGDAVLGVDMAECLAGRVLSVQGLTSTVQTPDGQLHQCATRRLLKTLSTDQRHVVAAGDRVQFRPAQGNEGIIERIEPRHGVLSRNVRGRQHVIVANVDQLLIVASAAEPYLKPNLIDRFLVSAEKNRIRPLIVINKIDLVERGSLAPMVGVFSQMGYRVLLVSARTGFGMDRVRRALANCATAVAGQSGVGKSSLLNAVETDWSLRVAEVSEETQKGRHTTTTARLLTLGCGGYVIDTPGIRQFQLWDIVPEEVAGCYRDLRPFVNKCRFPNCTHTHEADCAVKDAVADGWLDARRYESYCHLFSGDMAV
- a CDS encoding Gfo/Idh/MocA family oxidoreductase, with product MSSLSRRKFLEDSMLAAAAAVAAGSLHTVRADDAAPVSKSPNEKLGVACVGVNGQGKSHLGAYSRRPDTEVLYVCDVDESVGRERVKEVAARQGREPKYVADLRQLLDDKSVDIVTTATPNHWHSLVGIWAMQSGKDVYVEKPVSHNVSEGRRMVEAARKYGRICQTGTQCRSMKGSIDAIAHVHQGKIGELKIARGLCYKKRGSIGPKGNYPIPPSVNYDLWSGPAAVKPLTRERLHYDWHWMWDYGNGDLGNQGIHQMDLARWGLGTNTLSTEVVSYGGRLGYEDAGETANTQVIIHDYGNQQLVFEVRGLPTEDLRGARVGVIFEGTDGFVVLTEYTSGAAFDLKGNKVAEFQGGGDHHGNFLKAVRSRKVEDLNADILEGHLSSALCHLGNISYRLGAKTHFKDVEMRLAGNDDAVDTFERFSDHLKTNGVDLEKAEIAYGKELHIDPRGETFVNDLQADAMLTREYRAPFIVPPAGRV
- the hflX gene encoding GTPase HflX translates to MYRSETVVSESAVLVGVVLPSHRFPGDPLDELEGLVQSAGARIVGQLTQRRETPDKTTYLGKGKVEELRLLAEAQEADVVVFDNDLSPAQTRNLEKATNTKVLDRTELILDIFASRAQTHEARLAVELAQLQYSLPRLKRMWTHLSRMKMGIGMRGPGEKQLEVDRRLVEKRIHDLRDELSVIERRKERQVAARHDRMTVSLVGYTNAGKSTLLNVLTGADVLAAHKLFATLDTRTRRWQLPGWGPVLLSDTVGFIRELPHHLIASFKATLEESRQADLLLHVADASSPAVYQQIAAVYGVLEELGIEEKDTLLVLNKVDALADRIQLDGLLERYPNAVPISARRGQGLAQLAGKVSEALSRGFLDVDIETDASNGRLLAFLAAHGEVLSQQYHDSSVTVHCRIAQQHLGPIQDLAKCIRPHQSDGSLAVDPKEVPPAKIEDVA
- a CDS encoding SDR family NAD(P)-dependent oxidoreductase, with the protein product MTRRAIKGYRAIVTGASSGIGRELVMELVRRGARVVATARRADRLESLAVEAGSYPGEITTVVGDITREETRQALVACATDRWGGIDLLVNNAGVGMIRDFDQSDADRLRQLMDVNFFAAVEMTRAALPVLRAGRQPMVVNVASILGHRGIPHYTEYCASKFALVGFSEALRAELVGRGVEVLVVSPGTTKSEFFDVLVAEQPGVGSRGEGGVSPVDVALATVRAIERSRHLIIPNNRGRLLLWLNRLSPRLADALVARFG